Proteins found in one Gaiellales bacterium genomic segment:
- a CDS encoding sigma-70 family RNA polymerase sigma factor, whose amino-acid sequence MRPGRDPLANPQPLIRSVYAFVAYRIGAGHDAEDVTGEVFERALRYRRGYDPAKGAPLAWLVGIARRVLADRAVSGAETVAEVPETPAPGELERDAVERLTLAAALGRLSDRDRELLAMRYGADMKAAEIAQVLESTTNAVEVAVHRALQRLRTIMEKEVSAA is encoded by the coding sequence GTGAGGCCAGGCCGGGATCCCCTTGCGAACCCGCAGCCTCTGATCCGCAGCGTCTACGCGTTCGTCGCCTACCGGATCGGCGCCGGACACGATGCGGAGGACGTTACGGGCGAGGTGTTCGAGCGCGCGCTCCGGTACCGGCGCGGATACGACCCCGCGAAGGGCGCGCCGCTGGCGTGGCTCGTCGGGATCGCCCGCCGCGTCCTCGCCGACCGCGCGGTGTCGGGCGCGGAGACCGTCGCCGAGGTGCCCGAGACTCCGGCACCGGGCGAGCTCGAGCGCGACGCCGTCGAGCGGCTGACGCTGGCCGCCGCGCTCGGCCGGCTGTCCGACCGCGACCGCGAGCTGCTCGCCATGCGCTACGGCGCCGACATGAAGGCTGCCGAGATCGCCCAGGTGCTCGAGTCGACGACGAACGCGGTCGAGGTGGCGGTGCACCGCGCGCTGCAGCGGCTGCGGACGATCATGGAGAAGGAGGTCAGCGCTGCTTAG
- the ffh gene encoding signal recognition particle protein → MFESLSDRLGATLDGLRSQGRLSEEDIQKAMREIRLALLEADVNFGVVRDFVAKVRERAMGAEVMESLTPGQQVVKIVHEELTELMGTAGSGLSFANRPPTVILMAGLQGAGKTTMCGKLARLLAKQKRSPAMVACDLQRPAAVQQLQTLGKSLQVPVYERGTDADPVEVATWGVEQARAQGRDVVIIDTAGRLHIDEELMDQLVRVKAATKPHNVLLVLDSMTGQDAVNVAQAFSEAVDYDGVILTKLDGDARGGAALAVRAVTGKPIKYVSVGEKLDQLEPFHPDRLASRILGMGDVMSLIERAQEQISENEAREMEAKLRKSEFTLEDFLGQLRQVRKMTAGQGMAGLLGMLPGVGRQVKNLKVDERQIDRVEAIILSMTPAERRNPRSIDGSRRRRIAAGSGTNVQQVNQLLGQFKQMQRMMKQVGKGKMPQFPGLMRR, encoded by the coding sequence ATGTTTGAGTCACTCTCGGATCGCCTCGGCGCCACCCTCGACGGCCTGCGCAGCCAGGGCCGCCTGAGCGAGGAGGACATCCAGAAGGCAATGCGCGAGATCCGGCTCGCGCTGCTCGAGGCCGACGTCAACTTCGGCGTGGTCCGCGACTTCGTCGCCAAGGTGCGCGAGCGGGCGATGGGGGCCGAGGTGATGGAGAGCCTCACGCCCGGCCAGCAGGTCGTGAAGATCGTCCACGAGGAGCTGACCGAGCTGATGGGCACCGCCGGCTCGGGGCTCTCGTTCGCGAACCGGCCGCCGACCGTGATCCTGATGGCCGGCCTCCAGGGCGCCGGCAAGACGACGATGTGCGGCAAGCTCGCCCGCCTCCTGGCGAAGCAGAAGCGCTCGCCCGCCATGGTCGCCTGCGACCTGCAGCGGCCGGCCGCGGTGCAGCAGCTGCAGACGCTCGGCAAGTCGCTCCAGGTACCCGTCTACGAGCGCGGCACCGACGCCGACCCAGTCGAGGTCGCGACCTGGGGCGTCGAGCAGGCCCGTGCGCAGGGCCGCGACGTCGTCATCATCGACACCGCCGGCCGCCTGCACATCGACGAGGAGCTGATGGACCAGCTCGTCCGGGTGAAGGCGGCGACGAAGCCGCACAACGTCCTGCTCGTGCTCGACTCGATGACCGGCCAGGACGCCGTGAACGTCGCCCAGGCCTTCTCCGAGGCGGTCGACTACGACGGCGTCATCCTGACGAAGCTCGACGGCGATGCCCGCGGCGGCGCCGCGCTGGCCGTGCGCGCCGTCACCGGCAAGCCGATCAAGTACGTCTCGGTCGGCGAGAAGCTCGACCAGCTCGAGCCGTTCCACCCCGACCGGCTCGCCTCGCGGATCCTGGGGATGGGCGACGTCATGTCGCTGATCGAGCGTGCCCAGGAGCAGATCTCCGAGAACGAGGCCCGCGAGATGGAGGCGAAGCTGCGGAAGTCCGAGTTCACGCTCGAGGACTTCCTCGGCCAGCTCCGCCAGGTGCGCAAGATGACTGCCGGCCAGGGGATGGCGGGCCTCCTGGGAATGCTCCCGGGCGTCGGCCGCCAGGTCAAGAACCTGAAGGTGGACGAGCGCCAGATCGACCGGGTCGAGGCGATCATCCTCTCGATGACCCCGGCGGAGCGGCGCAACCCGCGGTCGATCGACGGCAGCCGCCGCCGCCGCATCGCGGCCGGCAGCGGCACGAACGTCCAGCAGGTGAACCAGCTGCTGGGCCAGTTCAAGCAGATGCAGCGCATGATGAAGCAGGTGGGGAAGGGCAAGATGCCGCAGTTCCCCGGCCTGATGCGGCGGTGA
- a CDS encoding dienelactone hydrolase family protein, with translation MPTAVVTENVDVTTRDGTADAFFCHPDGGGPYPGVLLYMDAYGLRPAVEAHARRLAGHGYSVFVPNVFYRSGRSPVLENIEERITSPDRSALFAELKPKIALVTPEAAIADGQAWLEFLRGRPEVREAPIGAVGYCMGGRLALRLAGEFADAVSAAASFHGGGLATGEDSSPHLAAVRAAGELYIGHADNDGSMPPEQMARLTEVLAEAHVRHTAELYPGAAHGWTQTDTPAYDEEASERHWMRLLELFGRVLQPGAV, from the coding sequence ATGCCCACCGCCGTCGTGACCGAGAACGTGGACGTGACCACGCGCGACGGGACGGCCGACGCCTTCTTCTGCCATCCGGACGGTGGCGGGCCGTATCCCGGCGTGCTCCTCTACATGGACGCCTACGGGCTGCGGCCGGCCGTCGAGGCGCACGCGCGCCGCCTGGCCGGCCACGGCTACAGCGTCTTCGTCCCGAACGTCTTCTACCGCAGCGGCCGCTCGCCGGTGCTCGAGAACATCGAGGAGCGGATCACGTCGCCCGACCGCTCCGCCCTCTTCGCCGAGCTCAAGCCGAAGATCGCACTGGTCACGCCCGAGGCGGCGATCGCCGACGGGCAGGCGTGGCTCGAATTCCTGCGCGGCCGCCCGGAGGTGCGCGAGGCGCCCATCGGCGCCGTGGGCTACTGCATGGGCGGCCGGCTGGCGCTGCGCCTGGCGGGCGAGTTCGCGGACGCCGTCTCGGCCGCGGCCAGCTTTCACGGCGGCGGACTTGCCACCGGCGAGGATTCGAGCCCGCACCTGGCGGCCGTGCGCGCCGCCGGCGAGCTCTACATCGGCCATGCCGACAACGATGGGTCGATGCCCCCGGAGCAGATGGCGCGGCTCACCGAGGTCCTGGCCGAGGCCCACGTCCGCCACACGGCCGAGCTCTACCCCGGCGCCGCCCACGGCTGGACGCAGACCGACACGCCGGCCTACGACGAGGAGGCCAGCGAGCGGCACTGGATGCGCCTGCTCGAGCTGTTCGGCCGCGTGCTGCAGCCGGGCGCCGTCTAG
- the ftsY gene encoding signal recognition particle-docking protein FtsY: MARTWQSMFRTGDGDDVPEPEPEEAGRGLFSRLRENLSRSRKAMAQQLAGVMFDPADSEVWERLEEALLLSDCGVPATVTVIERLEAEADAGRLTTAEELSRRLQEIIAELMTPASDPRIDITAHPAVLLVSGVNGTGKTTSIGKIAWHLREAGRTCVIGAADTFRAAAGEQLETWAQRAEADFVSSQSGGDPAAVAFDAVAAAEYRGRDVVIVDTAGRLHTQGHLMDELRKIDRVIAGRIPGAPHEVLLTIDATTGQNGLQQARLFAEAVDVTGIVLTKLDGTAKGGIALAIAHELGIPVKLIGIGEGIEDLRPFDPADFARALFAGGD, from the coding sequence GTGGCGCGCACATGGCAGTCGATGTTCCGCACCGGCGACGGCGACGACGTCCCCGAACCGGAGCCGGAGGAAGCGGGCCGCGGCCTCTTCTCGCGCCTCCGCGAGAACCTCTCCCGCAGCCGCAAGGCGATGGCCCAGCAGCTCGCCGGGGTCATGTTCGACCCCGCCGACTCCGAGGTGTGGGAGCGGCTCGAGGAGGCGCTGCTCCTGTCCGACTGCGGCGTGCCCGCCACCGTCACCGTCATCGAGCGGCTCGAGGCGGAGGCCGACGCCGGCCGGCTGACGACGGCCGAGGAGCTCTCCCGCCGGCTCCAGGAGATCATCGCCGAGCTGATGACGCCGGCGAGCGATCCGCGCATCGACATCACCGCCCACCCGGCCGTCCTGCTCGTGAGCGGCGTGAACGGCACCGGCAAGACGACGTCGATCGGCAAGATCGCCTGGCACCTGCGCGAGGCCGGCCGCACGTGCGTGATCGGCGCCGCCGACACGTTCCGGGCCGCCGCCGGCGAGCAGCTCGAGACGTGGGCGCAGCGGGCCGAGGCCGACTTCGTCTCGTCCCAGTCCGGCGGCGATCCGGCCGCGGTCGCCTTCGATGCGGTCGCCGCCGCCGAGTACCGCGGCCGCGATGTCGTCATCGTCGACACGGCCGGGCGCCTGCACACTCAAGGCCACCTGATGGACGAGCTGCGCAAGATCGACCGTGTCATCGCCGGCCGCATCCCGGGCGCGCCGCACGAGGTGCTCCTGACGATCGACGCGACGACCGGCCAGAACGGCCTCCAGCAGGCGCGCCTGTTCGCGGAGGCCGTCGACGTGACCGGGATCGTCCTCACGAAGCTCGACGGCACCGCCAAGGGCGGGATCGCGCTCGCGATCGCGCACGAGCTAGGGATCCCGGTGAAGCTGATCGGGATCGGGGAGGGGATCGAGGACCTGCGCCCGTTCGATCCCGCCGACTTCGCCCGGGCGCTCTTCGCCGGAGGTGACTGA
- a CDS encoding Ldh family oxidoreductase: MTEVSVDGLRDALRARAAALGFDEGAAEIVTDHFLDAELRGAPTHGAERMRWLSTFSDLQPTARPELVSRADGLSRWDGAGAVGYVALAEALDREVDDPPAGARLVVVGHCFPTGRLGWFAERVARRGLMCLLVSTSTPRIVHPDGGPPLLGTNPFCIALPGRNHPTVVDVSMGRVTYGTVLHAAARGGQLPQGAARRPDGSAEADPGQVIADLAGIVPFGADQAYKGFALATVVELFCGALAGTDGYAAVALIAPPQSDPVAWLRRIAEGRRLPGDRSSHALDDALARGTVDIPDDLWAWLKDA, from the coding sequence GTGACGGAGGTGTCAGTCGACGGCCTGCGGGATGCGCTGCGCGCGCGGGCGGCTGCGCTCGGCTTCGACGAGGGCGCCGCGGAGATCGTCACCGACCACTTCCTCGACGCCGAGCTGCGGGGCGCGCCGACCCACGGCGCCGAGCGGATGCGCTGGCTCTCGACCTTCTCGGATCTCCAGCCCACGGCCCGGCCCGAGCTCGTCTCCCGCGCCGACGGGCTCTCCCGCTGGGACGGCGCCGGCGCCGTCGGCTACGTCGCCCTGGCAGAGGCGCTCGACCGGGAGGTCGACGATCCGCCGGCCGGCGCCCGCCTGGTGGTCGTCGGCCACTGCTTCCCGACCGGGCGGCTGGGCTGGTTCGCCGAGCGGGTCGCGCGGCGTGGGCTCATGTGCCTGCTCGTCTCCACGTCGACCCCGCGGATCGTGCATCCCGACGGCGGCCCGCCGCTGCTGGGGACGAACCCGTTCTGCATTGCCCTGCCCGGTCGCAACCATCCCACCGTGGTCGACGTGTCGATGGGGCGGGTGACGTACGGCACGGTGCTCCACGCCGCCGCCCGCGGCGGGCAGCTGCCGCAGGGCGCGGCCCGCCGCCCCGACGGCTCGGCCGAGGCCGACCCGGGCCAGGTGATCGCCGACCTCGCCGGGATCGTGCCATTCGGCGCCGACCAGGCCTACAAGGGCTTCGCGCTCGCCACCGTGGTCGAGCTCTTCTGCGGCGCGCTGGCCGGTACCGACGGCTACGCGGCCGTCGCCCTGATCGCGCCGCCCCAGTCCGACCCGGTCGCATGGCTGCGCCGGATCGCCGAGGGCCGCCGCCTCCCCGGCGACCGCAGCTCGCATGCGCTCGACGACGCGCTCGCGCGCGGCACGGTCGACATCCCCGACGACCTGTGGGCGTGGCTCAAGGACGCGTGA
- a CDS encoding GNAT family N-acetyltransferase, producing the protein MTRDLGNGYELSADPHRIDREAVHAYLTTSYWALGRTRERQDHLIDESYVVGLYHEGAQIGFARAVDCDPAHFVYLADVYVLEEHRGSGLGVELVREIVENGPYADRAWVLHTRDAATLYERFGFRHHERLMQRDATGV; encoded by the coding sequence GTGACGCGCGATCTCGGGAACGGCTACGAGCTCTCCGCCGACCCGCACCGCATCGATCGCGAGGCGGTCCACGCCTACCTGACGACGTCCTACTGGGCGCTCGGCCGCACCCGCGAGCGCCAGGATCACCTGATCGACGAGAGCTACGTCGTCGGGCTCTACCACGAGGGCGCGCAGATCGGGTTCGCGCGGGCGGTCGACTGCGACCCGGCCCACTTCGTCTATCTGGCCGACGTGTACGTGCTCGAGGAGCACCGCGGCTCCGGCCTCGGCGTCGAGCTCGTCCGCGAGATCGTCGAGAACGGGCCGTACGCCGACCGCGCCTGGGTGCTGCATACCCGAGACGCGGCGACGCTCTACGAGCGCTTCGGCTTCCGCCACCACGAGCGCCTGATGCAGCGCGACGCAACCGGGGTCTGA
- the smc gene encoding chromosome segregation protein SMC: MYLKALRMRGFKSFPGSVELKFEHGIAVVVGPNGSGKSNIADALQWAMAVQSPAQLRAPTGLDVLFGGSDSRPPAGVCEVELVLDNECGTLPLEFGEVSVMRRLDRGGESEYLVNRARVRRLDVLELLADTGLGREMHSVIGQGRVDEILTSKPHERRRFVEEAAGLGKYQRRRLRAESKLARVSSELERARDLEREVRARLRPLQMQATAAERAAKLGGEIAAGRLRLIASDTISEQRRADAARARLSDAHAAQADVDAKLKVIGERRAKAEAELTGLAAEQERATRAYYDFETARERLGDGSRRLEAAAASLGRAHARRTGLAGRLAADAERFLAEAAEASEQAEAGAAEADRLAASDGGELREAAAAAETALTASLDARRALAEAQGHAGTARLEADRSAARAGELEARVEALAAAAAEAQTGLASGAETAGGLEESAKALEAELEAATAAAGASRTEAEQKATAARAAAAAADELGHRGQLMNARLDALRQALDRGEGLTPAVRALKEAGATLVVAGVQAQPGFERAVAAGLGWRAGAVVAERLSDALSVLAEAGGEVAVVLADTRPPAASLPPAPGARPLIEVVTVRDPVAGRLLEGVWLVDDLAQVDHGVAVTKTGEGIDADRGELWRTGDAGEAAWLAARAERERLETEAEGLAAEHAAAVTAAEGAAADAARAEQADSETQAALAAVRAREASASEAARTAAARRDLLADELTRSESAREAAEKDLGSESERRVQLAREADRLEAAAAERGEAAQAADHRHAALELRRRELADAAARVAAQEAGLRERAERFRRDATRLQSSAERAKASAKSSGRTGAEARALEERGREIGRTLARLTAAAELLRGPARAGVAVIERRSGELAAELQACAHDEAGVQTTARSVAATATEIEVELTRSTDRIAELGRRGQEISADVSEEPEPLDEPLPPEERESVAARMERLERRRESLGAVNPLAAEEYETEKRRTGELTEQCADLEKSLRELRGLIRDLTQTIDRRFAETFAQVARNFTEVIRTLFPGGSGRLRLTDDVVSAAPAAPEGEVEAAEGEEELRRPDEPGIELEVKPAGKRIEALSLLSGGEKALTAIAFLFSLLLTKPSPFYVLDEVEAALDDANIERFLDLLRAYQERAQFIVITHQRRTMEVADLLYGVTMAADGESKVLSRRVTADIDLRPAG, translated from the coding sequence GTGTACCTGAAGGCGCTTCGGATGCGCGGGTTCAAGTCGTTCCCGGGCAGCGTCGAGCTCAAGTTCGAGCATGGGATCGCGGTGGTTGTCGGGCCGAACGGCTCCGGCAAGTCGAACATCGCCGACGCGCTCCAGTGGGCGATGGCGGTGCAGTCGCCGGCCCAGCTGCGCGCGCCGACCGGCCTCGACGTCCTGTTCGGCGGGTCGGACAGCCGCCCGCCCGCCGGCGTCTGCGAGGTCGAGCTCGTCCTGGACAACGAGTGCGGCACGCTGCCGCTCGAGTTCGGCGAGGTGTCGGTGATGCGCCGGCTCGACCGCGGCGGCGAGAGCGAGTACCTGGTGAACCGGGCCCGGGTGCGCCGCCTCGACGTGCTCGAGCTCCTGGCCGACACCGGCCTCGGCCGCGAGATGCACTCCGTCATCGGCCAGGGCCGGGTCGACGAGATCCTCACGTCCAAGCCTCACGAGCGGCGTCGCTTCGTCGAGGAGGCGGCCGGCCTGGGCAAGTACCAGCGCCGGCGCCTGCGGGCGGAGTCGAAGCTGGCCCGGGTGAGCTCCGAGCTCGAGCGCGCCCGCGACCTCGAGCGCGAGGTGCGCGCCCGGCTGCGCCCCCTGCAGATGCAGGCTACGGCCGCCGAGCGGGCGGCCAAGCTGGGCGGCGAGATCGCCGCCGGCCGGCTGCGGCTGATCGCCTCGGACACGATCTCCGAGCAGCGCCGGGCCGACGCCGCCCGCGCCCGCCTCTCCGATGCGCACGCCGCCCAGGCCGACGTCGACGCGAAGCTCAAGGTGATCGGCGAGCGGCGGGCCAAAGCCGAGGCCGAGCTGACCGGCCTCGCCGCCGAGCAGGAGCGGGCCACCCGGGCCTACTACGACTTCGAGACGGCCCGCGAGCGGCTGGGCGACGGCTCCCGCCGGCTGGAGGCCGCCGCGGCGTCGCTGGGCCGCGCCCACGCCCGCCGGACCGGCCTGGCGGGGCGGCTGGCGGCGGATGCCGAGCGCTTCCTGGCCGAGGCGGCCGAGGCGTCGGAGCAGGCCGAGGCGGGCGCTGCCGAGGCCGACCGGCTGGCTGCCTCCGACGGCGGCGAGCTGCGCGAGGCGGCAGCGGCGGCCGAGACGGCGCTCACGGCGTCGCTGGACGCCCGGCGCGCGCTGGCGGAGGCGCAGGGCCACGCCGGCACGGCCCGCCTCGAGGCCGACCGCAGCGCCGCCCGCGCCGGCGAGCTCGAGGCCCGCGTCGAGGCGCTCGCAGCGGCCGCGGCCGAGGCTCAGACCGGGCTGGCATCCGGCGCGGAGACGGCCGGCGGTCTGGAGGAGTCCGCGAAGGCCCTCGAGGCGGAGCTCGAGGCGGCCACGGCTGCGGCCGGCGCATCGCGGACCGAGGCCGAGCAGAAGGCGACCGCGGCCCGGGCGGCGGCGGCAGCCGCCGACGAGCTCGGCCACCGCGGCCAGCTGATGAACGCCCGCCTCGACGCGCTGCGACAGGCGCTCGACCGGGGCGAGGGGCTGACGCCCGCAGTGCGCGCGCTCAAGGAGGCGGGGGCGACGCTGGTGGTCGCGGGAGTCCAGGCGCAGCCGGGGTTCGAGCGGGCGGTCGCCGCCGGGCTCGGCTGGCGCGCGGGCGCCGTGGTGGCCGAGCGGCTGAGCGACGCCCTCTCGGTGCTCGCCGAGGCGGGCGGCGAGGTGGCCGTCGTGCTCGCCGACACGCGCCCGCCGGCCGCGTCGCTTCCGCCCGCGCCGGGCGCCCGTCCGCTGATCGAGGTGGTGACGGTGCGCGATCCGGTCGCCGGCCGCCTGCTCGAGGGCGTTTGGCTGGTCGACGACCTGGCACAGGTCGACCACGGCGTCGCCGTGACCAAGACGGGAGAGGGGATCGACGCCGACCGCGGCGAGCTGTGGCGCACCGGCGATGCCGGCGAGGCCGCCTGGCTGGCCGCGCGGGCCGAGCGCGAGCGGCTCGAGACGGAGGCTGAGGGGCTCGCCGCCGAGCATGCCGCGGCGGTCACGGCAGCCGAGGGGGCCGCGGCCGACGCGGCCAGGGCGGAACAGGCCGACTCCGAAACCCAGGCCGCCCTCGCCGCGGTGCGGGCGCGCGAGGCGAGCGCGTCGGAGGCCGCCCGGACGGCCGCCGCCAGGCGCGACCTGCTCGCCGACGAGCTGACCCGGTCGGAGAGCGCCCGCGAGGCCGCGGAGAAGGATCTCGGCTCCGAGTCGGAGCGGCGTGTCCAGCTGGCCCGGGAGGCCGACCGGCTCGAGGCCGCGGCCGCCGAGCGGGGCGAGGCCGCCCAGGCAGCAGACCACCGCCACGCCGCCCTCGAGCTGCGCCGCCGCGAGCTGGCCGATGCCGCCGCCCGAGTCGCCGCCCAGGAGGCCGGTCTGCGCGAGCGGGCCGAGCGGTTCCGGCGCGACGCGACCCGGCTGCAGTCTTCCGCCGAGCGGGCCAAGGCGTCCGCGAAGTCGTCAGGACGGACGGGCGCCGAAGCGCGAGCGCTCGAGGAGCGGGGGCGCGAGATCGGCCGTACCCTGGCGCGGCTGACCGCGGCGGCCGAGCTCCTGCGGGGGCCTGCCCGTGCCGGCGTCGCTGTGATCGAGCGCCGCTCGGGCGAGCTGGCCGCCGAGCTCCAGGCCTGCGCCCACGACGAGGCCGGCGTGCAGACGACCGCCCGCTCGGTGGCCGCGACGGCGACCGAGATCGAGGTCGAGCTCACCCGCAGCACCGATCGCATCGCCGAGCTCGGCCGTCGCGGCCAGGAGATCTCCGCCGACGTCTCCGAGGAGCCGGAGCCGCTGGACGAGCCGCTGCCGCCCGAGGAGCGCGAGTCGGTGGCCGCCCGCATGGAGCGGCTGGAGCGCCGCCGCGAGAGCCTCGGCGCCGTCAACCCGCTGGCGGCGGAGGAGTACGAGACCGAGAAGCGCCGCACCGGTGAGCTGACCGAGCAGTGCGCCGACCTCGAGAAGTCGCTGCGCGAGCTGCGCGGGCTGATCCGCGACCTGACGCAGACCATCGACCGCCGCTTCGCCGAGACGTTCGCGCAGGTCGCGCGCAACTTCACCGAGGTCATCCGCACCCTGTTCCCGGGCGGCTCTGGCCGGCTGCGACTGACCGACGACGTCGTCTCGGCGGCGCCGGCTGCGCCGGAGGGCGAGGTCGAGGCGGCGGAGGGCGAGGAGGAGCTGCGGCGCCCGGACGAGCCGGGCATCGAGCTCGAGGTGAAGCCCGCCGGCAAGCGCATCGAGGCGCTCTCGCTGCTCTCCGGCGGCGAGAAGGCGCTGACGGCGATCGCCTTCCTGTTCTCGCTGCTGCTGACGAAGCCGTCGCCCTTCTACGTGCTCGACGAGGTGGAGGCCGCCCTCGACGACGCGAACATCGAGCGCTTCCTCGACCTGCTGCGCGCCTACCAGGAGCGGGCCCAGTTCATCGTCATCACCCACCAGCGGCGCACGATGGAGGTCGCCGACCTGCTCTACGGGGTGACGATGGCCGCCGACGGCGAGTCGAAGGTGCTCTCGCGCCGGGTGACCGCCGACATCGACCTACGCCCGGCGGGCTGA
- the rnc gene encoding ribonuclease III, protein MPRRSRPSVRRSTTSPPTADRPDAPGPLRALIDGLPEELRLLAFTHTSWVARREASYERLEFLGDSVLGLVIAHHLYERFPESPEGDLAKVRAHVVSRDSCAAVAVDLGLDDDIRIRGAQLGAAQVEIDGLSRSPGVLAAVTEAVVGAAYIDGGVEGVAEPVVDVFSSRIEYALAEHVDAKTVLQEELARRGASVTYAVADVSGPPHQRWFTSLALVEGRELGRGSARSKKGSEQLAARQALANLDPPVAAG, encoded by the coding sequence ATGCCCAGAAGATCGCGACCGTCGGTGAGGCGGTCGACTACGTCACCACCCACAGCTGACCGTCCCGACGCTCCGGGGCCGCTCAGAGCGCTGATCGACGGGCTACCGGAGGAGCTCCGGCTCCTCGCATTCACCCACACGTCGTGGGTGGCCCGTCGCGAGGCGTCCTACGAGCGGCTCGAGTTCCTGGGCGACAGCGTGCTCGGGCTCGTGATCGCCCACCATCTGTACGAGCGTTTCCCGGAGAGCCCTGAGGGCGACCTGGCCAAGGTGCGCGCGCACGTCGTCTCCCGCGACAGCTGCGCCGCCGTCGCCGTAGATCTCGGCCTCGACGACGACATCCGCATCCGCGGCGCCCAGCTGGGCGCGGCCCAGGTCGAGATCGACGGCCTGTCGCGCTCGCCCGGCGTGCTCGCGGCCGTGACCGAGGCCGTGGTCGGCGCCGCGTATATCGACGGCGGCGTCGAGGGGGTCGCCGAGCCGGTCGTGGACGTCTTCTCGAGCCGGATCGAGTACGCCCTGGCGGAGCACGTCGATGCGAAGACGGTGCTCCAGGAGGAGCTTGCACGTCGGGGAGCCTCGGTAACGTACGCCGTAGCCGATGTGTCCGGTCCACCGCACCAGCGCTGGTTCACATCCCTGGCTCTGGTCGAAGGCCGTGAGCTCGGGCGTGGCTCCGCGCGCAGCAAGAAGGGCAGCGAGCAGCTGGCCGCGCGCCAGGCGCTCGCGAACCTCGATCCGCCAGTCGCCGCCGGCTGA
- the acpP gene encoding acyl carrier protein, protein MNREEALERVRSILVEQLGVDEEQVTEDASFQGDLDADSLDLVELIMELEDQFGLKISDEDAQKIATVGEAVDYVTTHS, encoded by the coding sequence ATCAACCGTGAGGAGGCGCTCGAGCGCGTCCGCAGCATTCTCGTCGAGCAGCTCGGCGTGGACGAGGAGCAGGTCACCGAGGACGCGTCGTTCCAGGGTGATCTGGACGCCGACTCCCTCGACCTGGTCGAGCTGATCATGGAGCTCGAGGACCAGTTCGGCCTCAAGATCTCCGACGAGGATGCCCAGAAGATCGCGACCGTCGGTGAGGCGGTCGACTACGTCACCACCCACAGCTGA
- the plsX gene encoding phosphate acyltransferase PlsX has protein sequence MAVTVALDGMGGDDAPAEMVAGATAAAADGVRVLITGVREQLEAELAGAEGVEIVDAPDVIGSSEEPAAAVRGKPDSSMVTACRLVRDGSAEAAVSAGPTGAMLAASLVHIGRIRGISRPGIAAPLPASGQPCVLIDAGATVDARAEHLLHWGLMGSVFMRDVMEVETPSVGLLSVGEEPTKGNALTLEAHQLLAAADLHFTGNCEGRDALSGRFNVIVTDGFAGNVLLKGLEGAGATLFAEMRRAAMSSTRAKLGGMLLRPALRGVRDSADPETYGGAYLLGLRGLAVIAHGNATRKGIANAIRIAARGAEVGVVARMAERLAADPPSSDLQAPAGINTVPPVTAPEIGDQ, from the coding sequence ATGGCCGTGACGGTCGCACTGGACGGCATGGGCGGCGATGACGCTCCTGCCGAGATGGTGGCCGGCGCCACAGCTGCCGCGGCCGACGGCGTGCGCGTCCTCATCACGGGCGTCCGCGAGCAGCTCGAGGCGGAGCTGGCCGGGGCGGAGGGGGTCGAGATCGTCGACGCTCCGGACGTGATCGGGTCGAGCGAGGAGCCGGCCGCTGCGGTGCGCGGCAAGCCGGACTCGTCGATGGTCACTGCCTGCCGGCTCGTCCGCGACGGCTCCGCCGAGGCGGCCGTCTCCGCCGGCCCGACCGGCGCGATGCTGGCCGCCTCGCTGGTCCACATCGGCCGCATCCGCGGCATCTCCCGGCCCGGGATCGCCGCTCCGCTCCCTGCGAGCGGGCAGCCGTGCGTCCTGATCGACGCGGGAGCGACCGTCGACGCCCGCGCCGAGCACCTCCTCCATTGGGGCCTCATGGGCTCGGTGTTCATGCGCGATGTGATGGAGGTCGAAACGCCCAGCGTCGGCCTGCTCTCGGTCGGCGAGGAACCGACCAAGGGAAACGCGCTCACGCTCGAGGCGCACCAGCTGCTGGCCGCCGCCGACCTGCACTTCACCGGCAACTGCGAGGGCCGCGACGCCCTCTCCGGCCGCTTCAACGTCATCGTGACCGACGGCTTCGCCGGAAACGTCCTGCTGAAGGGCCTCGAGGGCGCCGGCGCGACCCTGTTCGCCGAGATGCGCCGGGCCGCCATGTCGAGCACGCGCGCCAAGCTCGGGGGGATGCTCCTGCGCCCGGCCCTGCGCGGCGTGCGTGACAGCGCCGACCCCGAGACGTACGGCGGTGCCTACCTGCTCGGCTTGCGCGGGCTGGCGGTCATCGCCCACGGCAACGCCACGCGCAAGGGCATCGCGAATGCGATCAGGATCGCCGCCCGGGGAGCCGAGGTGGGCGTCGTCGCCCGGATGGCCGAGCGGCTCGCCGCGGATCCTCCAAGTTCTGACTTGCAGGCACCTGCGGGGATCAATACAGTCCCCCCGGTTACGGCCCCGGAGATTGGAGACCAGTGA